TAATTACAGTTTTAGCTATGAAGGTATATTTCATCAAGAATAAACTTTAAAATCTAAATTAAAAGTATGCTAAAATAATAAAATTTAATTTTTATGGGGAGGTTTTATTATGTCTAACTTAAATCCTTTTAAAATTTTATCAAATCTTGAAAATGAAAAATCAGAGGTTAAGAAGCTGACTATCACAGATGCAGTAGTTGCAGTAATTTCGTATATGCTGATATCGTTGTTTACTTTAGAAATCAGTTTAAGTGTTATTCGTTCATCCAGCAATAGTATATTACAATTGTTACTATCTATTTTTGTAGTAGGAGTTACTTTTTTTGCAGTCACTGCAGTATTTTATGCATATTACATTACTAATCTTAGTAAAGATAAAATCAAAGAAAGACCAGTAAAAAAATTCACTTTAATTAATGTATTACTTCTAATACTAATTGTTTTAGGTTATCTTATGTTATTTAATTCACTTCTGATGCCAATAGATAAAATTCTTCCAGGATTTAGTTTATTTACGGAAGGCATACAACTTATTAGTAAAAATCCTATATTTCTTATTGGATATTTAGGTATTATTGGACCTTTATTAACAGAGTTTGTATTTAGAGGGATTATTGTCGGTGGACTCTCAAAAAAAAATTCCAGCCTAAAAGCGATACTGTTATCTTCACTTCTATCCGGGATATCTACTTTTACCCCTGCAGGATTTATGTGTTTTTTTATACTTGGAATCTTATTAGGTTATCTTTATATAAAAACTCATTCATTATATTTGTGTATAATTGGAGATATACTTTATAGCGCAATTACAAGCATTTTGCTTCAATACTATCCACAGTTTTTAGTACTAATCAGTTCAAATATTCTTATTATAGCTATGTTAACTGTCATTGGGCTTTTGATAATATATTTTGGCATGAAAAAACTTTTCTCAAATATTGCAAAAATGTCACTTTAAATGGTAAAATGTAAGCTAATTCTATGGCAGAATATATAGAAATGAACTAAAATAAGTATATCAATACATTTATAGAGACAAAAAACTTAAAAATGTTTAAATTCTTTGACATACAGGGGGTATTTATGAAATTAAAGAAAAGAAAATTAGTGGTTATACTAGTAATAGCAGCTATTATAATTGCTGCAGCGGGAATATTTGCTTACAACTTGTTTAATAGAAAAGTAAGTTCGCCTGTACTCAATAATGCAAATAGAAATGAAAAGTGGACAGCAGATTTAAAGTTTGTAAAAAATGAACTGCCTAAAAAGCATAAAAATCTGTTCTTTTCAAAAAGTAAGGTTGAATTTGATAGGAATATGGATTTACTTATAAATAAAGTTGATAAATATAATGATATGCAAATTAAATGGGAGCTTACAAAAATAATAAGTTCTATAAATGACAGCCATACATCTGTTGTTATGCAATCCAAATCATCGTACCCTGTAAGTTTTTTTCAATTTGAAGACGGAATTTACCTGGCAAATTCATCTTTAGCATATAAAGATTACTGGGGTAAGAAATTAGTGGCAGTAAATGGGTATTCCATAGAACAATTACACTCAAAACTTGATCCTATTATATCTAAAGATAATAAAGCTATTTTGAAAAATCAATTTTGCAGTTTACTTAGGTTCCCGGGTGTGCTTAAATTTGCAGGAATAGCAAAAAAGGATGATGCAGTTTTTACTTTTGAGGGGCCATCAAATATTAGTGTTACTGTAAAGCCTTTAAATAAAGAAGAATTTGATAAAACTAAATTTTTATCTGATGATCCCAAATATATAAATAATATTCCACTTTCAAAGCAAAATTCAGATAAAAACTATTGGTTTAAGTACATTGAAAATAGTGGTGTAATCTATGTGAAATACAACAGTTGTTCGAATATGAAAAATTATTCTTTTTCAAGCTTTACAAAGGATGTATTTAAAACTCTTGACAGTAAAAAAGCTAAAACGTTAGTTATAGATTTACGTGACAATGGCGGTGGAAATTCTAAAATGTTTGATTCTTTTCTAGATGAAATAAAAAAGAGAAGCAATATAAATAAAAAAGGAAATTTATATGTAATTATAGGAAGAAAAACATTTTCTTCTGCAATATTGAATACTATGGATTTAAAAAACAGTACAAATGCCCTGCTTATTGGGGAACCAACTGGCGGGAAGCCAAATCATTTTGGTGAGGTTAAAATAATACATTTATCAAATACCAATGTAGATATACAGTATTCTAGTAAGTATTTTAAAACAACAAGTAAAGATACGGATTCTATTTATCCTGATGTAAATATTACTTTAAAAGCATCGTCTTATTTTAATGGTAAGGATGATTTTTTAAACTATATTTTATATAGACAAAGTATTAAGTAAAAAAAGTGTACCTGCATTTGAAAAAAATACGGGTACACTCTTTTTTAACTATTTGAGTCGAGTAAATTTATATTGAGATTATTAAACAAGTTATTATTGTAACTTTTAGCAGCTTGCTTTTGTAGATTTGCTTTTTTAATATCTTCTGCAGCTATTTGTGATAACATTCTATTTTCTGCTTTTCTCTGTTCCTTTAGTCTCTTTAACCTTTTTTCTAATAATTCATCAAATTGAGTCATAAGAGATGGGCTACTTTTTGAAGACGGATTATCAGTTGCAAGACCACCAGCACTGCACATATCGCCATTTGCATCATAATAACTACCAAGGCTTGTTACTTTGTTACCACCCATTTTAGCTGCATTTTTCAGCCAATTTAAAGCCATAGGTTCATCGCCAAGGTTTTTCTCAAGTTTTGCTGCAATTTTTGGATCGTTTGCTGCTTTTTTTAAATAAGCTGGATCAATTGTAATGGGTGCATGATCTATGTTGGTACTTGTTGCTATCATTGCTCCCTTTGAAAAATGACCAACCATGATGTTTAAGTTTGGAAATTTAGCACAAAGCTGTTTATAATATTCGTCTACAGAATTACTTGTAGTTTTAGATGTTGAGTTAGACTCAGTAACTGATTTTGAAGCGTCAGTTTTTGTATTAATATTTGATTGATTGTAATTATTTGAAGCATAATTAGTATATAGTCCTAGAGACATAAAAATTCCACCTTTCTTTTAAAAATATATCTTTTATCATCATAAATTACTATAGTTAACATTATTTTCATATACTCCATTATCGAAGTAAAAATAATATGCTTTAACAGAATGTAATAAATTGTATATTACGAATTGTTTAAATAAAAATATTGGAAAACAAAAAACAATAGGTATATAATGATAATAGCTTTCAATTTTAATAGAAATAGAATATAACTAATGTTTTTTGTTACTTTAGAAAAGGTTAGTACAAGAAAAATAGGACAACCATATACATAGATCGTTTTTTATGGTATTAAATATATTTTTGATCATACTATTATTTTAGAATTCATAAAATTAGGGAGAACATTATCTTCTATTTGTTAAATTATAACATTTTGTTTCAAATTGTTAAGGGTTGAATATTAATTTTGAGAAAAGAAGGAGAAGTTATGCAGTTTCAATATATTCCATACACAGGACCACTCATTGTATCTGCATTTACCTCACTATTTTTAGGAATAAATATATTGCTTACCCGAAGAAATGCTAAAGGTGCTAGTAGTTTCATACTTAGTATGCTAGTAGTTACAATATGGTCTTCCTGTAATGCTCTTGAAATGTCAGCTGTTGACTTTAAAACTAAGCTTTTTTGGGCAAATATGCAGTATTTTGCTTACTGCTATTCTCCTGTAACTTTGCTTGCATTGTGTATGCAATTTACAGGATATGATGATAAAATTAAAAATAGAAAGGTTCTATGGTTTGCGGTTATACCCACAATTATTGTGATATTTGTGTGGACTGATCAATTGCATGGTTTGGTAAG
The genomic region above belongs to Clostridium sp. AWRP and contains:
- a CDS encoding CPBP family intramembrane glutamic endopeptidase; the encoded protein is MSNLNPFKILSNLENEKSEVKKLTITDAVVAVISYMLISLFTLEISLSVIRSSSNSILQLLLSIFVVGVTFFAVTAVFYAYYITNLSKDKIKERPVKKFTLINVLLLILIVLGYLMLFNSLLMPIDKILPGFSLFTEGIQLISKNPIFLIGYLGIIGPLLTEFVFRGIIVGGLSKKNSSLKAILLSSLLSGISTFTPAGFMCFFILGILLGYLYIKTHSLYLCIIGDILYSAITSILLQYYPQFLVLISSNILIIAMLTVIGLLIIYFGMKKLFSNIAKMSL
- a CDS encoding S41 family peptidase; the encoded protein is MKLKKRKLVVILVIAAIIIAAAGIFAYNLFNRKVSSPVLNNANRNEKWTADLKFVKNELPKKHKNLFFSKSKVEFDRNMDLLINKVDKYNDMQIKWELTKIISSINDSHTSVVMQSKSSYPVSFFQFEDGIYLANSSLAYKDYWGKKLVAVNGYSIEQLHSKLDPIISKDNKAILKNQFCSLLRFPGVLKFAGIAKKDDAVFTFEGPSNISVTVKPLNKEEFDKTKFLSDDPKYINNIPLSKQNSDKNYWFKYIENSGVIYVKYNSCSNMKNYSFSSFTKDVFKTLDSKKAKTLVIDLRDNGGGNSKMFDSFLDEIKKRSNINKKGNLYVIIGRKTFSSAILNTMDLKNSTNALLIGEPTGGKPNHFGEVKIIHLSNTNVDIQYSSKYFKTTSKDTDSIYPDVNITLKASSYFNGKDDFLNYILYRQSIK
- a CDS encoding DUF6033 family protein — encoded protein: MSLGLYTNYASNNYNQSNINTKTDASKSVTESNSTSKTTSNSVDEYYKQLCAKFPNLNIMVGHFSKGAMIATSTNIDHAPITIDPAYLKKAANDPKIAAKLEKNLGDEPMALNWLKNAAKMGGNKVTSLGSYYDANGDMCSAGGLATDNPSSKSSPSLMTQFDELLEKRLKRLKEQRKAENRMLSQIAAEDIKKANLQKQAAKSYNNNLFNNLNINLLDSNS